The proteins below are encoded in one region of Brachionichthys hirsutus isolate HB-005 chromosome 12, CSIRO-AGI_Bhir_v1, whole genome shotgun sequence:
- the LOC137902123 gene encoding transcription factor Dp-1-like: MAKDAGLIETNGELKVFIDQNLSPSKGVLSLVTVQPTAVPGAKQLLPKTLGQSNVNIAPHLHHVIGTPQRPTVTNTILVNSPHTPSSQFLTQSQPSDASPWSSGKRGKKGEKNGKGLRHFSMKVCEKVQKKGVTTYNEVADELVAEFSSSDNHMSPNDAHVYDQKNIRRRVYDALNVLMAMNIISKEKKEIKWIGLPTNSAQECQNLEVERQRRLERIKQKQSQLQELILQQIAFKNLVQRNRQTEQQANRPPPPNSIIHLPFIIVNTSKKTVIDCSISNDKFEYLFNFDSMFEIHDDIEVLKRMGMACGLEVGKCSPEDLKVARSLVPKALEPYVIEMAKGPISNVYITGGSSANGARYPASDGCPDGTMASSSNDSHYSGSRVETPVSYTGDDDDDDEFDENDDED, translated from the exons ATGGCTAAAGAT GCTGGTCTGATTGAGACAAATGGAGAGCTGAAGGTTTTCATCGATCAGAATCTGAGCCCGAGCAAAG GTGTCCTGTCTCTGGTCACGGTCCAGCCTACAGCTGTCCCTGGGGCCAAACAGCTACTACCCAAAACCCTTGGGCAATCCAATGTGAACATTGCTCCGCACCTGCATCAT GTGATTGGAACGCCGCAGAGGCCGACGGTAACAAACACCATTTTGGTGAACAGTCCACATACACCCAGTTCCCAGTTTCTCACTCAGAGCCAGCCGTCTGATGCGTCTCCTTGGTCGTCAGG caAACGAGGCAAGAAAGGGGAGAAGAACGGGAAGGGCTTGAGGCATTTCTCCATGAAAGTGTGCGAGAAGGTGCAGAAGAAAGGCGTGACCACCTACAATGAAGTGGCAGACGAGCTGGTGGCCGAGTTCAGCTCCTCGGACAACCACATGTCGCCCAACGACGCG cacGTGTATGACCAGAAGAACATTCGGCGACGTGTGTACGACGCCCTCAATGTGCTCATGGCCATGAACATCATctccaaagaaaagaaagagatcAAATGGATCGGGCTTCCCACCAACTCGGCGCAAGAGTGCCAAAACCTGGAG GTGGAGAGGCAAAGGCGGCTGGAAAGGATTAAGCAGAAACAGTCGCAGCTTCAGGAGCTCATTCTGCAG CAAATAGCTTTTAAAAACCTGGTTCAGCGGAACAGGCAGACGGAGCAGCAGGCAAACAGGCCTCCGCCTCCCAACTCCATCATCCATCTTCCCTTCATCATCGTCAACACCAGCAAGAAGACGGTCATCGACTGCAGCATTTCCAATGACAA GTTTGAGTACTTGTTCAACTTTGACAGCATGTTTGAGATCCACGACGACATCGAGGTGCTGAAGCGAATGGGCATGGCCTGCGGCCTGGAGGTGGGGAAGTGTTCTCCAGAGGACCTGAAGGTTGCACGCAGCCTGGTGCCCAAGGCTCTGGAGCCCTACGTTATAG AAATGGCCAAGGGTCCCATCAGTAACGTGTACATCACTGGGGGGTCCTCGGCCAACGGGGCCCGTTACCCCGCCAG CGACGGCTGCCCCGACGGCACCATGGCCTCCAGCTCGAACGATTCCCACTACAGCGGCTCCCGCGTGGAGACTCCAGTTTCTTATacgggggacgacgacgacgacgacgagtTCGATGAGAATGACGACGAGGACTAA
- the grk1a gene encoding rhodopsin kinase GRK1 — MMDIGGLTTVVANSAYINARGSIDGSNPAAARDKKYHSRLKLPHITVCEALRDTLDLAFDSVCVEQPIGKRLFREFLDANQEYNGPSRLWRDIEDYDLAEDSDREKKASKIVKRYMDPSAKLYCPFLPEDIIAKVKEAQEAVGDDLFAAALAATLDYLRDAPYTFFTESLHLKRFLQWKWLEMQPVDVDWFLDFRVLGKGGFGEVSACQMKATGKLYACKKLNKKRLKKRKGYEGAMVEKRILEKVHSRFIVSLAYAFQTKEELCLVMTIMNGGDLKYHIYLVDENSPGFTEPRACFYIAQIIQGLEHLHQKRIIYRDLKPENVLLDNDGNVRISDLGLAVELKEGKTVTKGYAGTPGYMAPEMLKGEKYDSSVDYFTLGVTLFEFLAAKNPFRNRGEKVDREEMKERMLTREVVYPDRCGEHAKSLCDGLLAREVDQRMGFKNECCDEIRAHPFFSELNWRKLNAGILPPPFVPDPKVVYAKSLDDVGAFSSVKGVALEDPDKAVFDEFSSGNIPIPWQEEMIDMGVYGELNVWGPEGKIPDDLRRESILEQPKSSTCCVS, encoded by the exons ATGATGGACATCGGAGGACTGACCACAGTGGTCGCAAATTCCGCTTACATCAACGCCCGCGGAAGCATCGATGGCTCCAACCCGGCGGCGGCTCGGGATAAGAAGTACCATTCCCGCCTCAAGCTGCCACACATCACCGTGTGCGAGGCCCTGAGGGACACCCTGGATTTGGCCTTTGATTCAGTCTGCGTGGAGCAGCCCATAGGCAAGCGCCTCTTCAGGGAATTCCTGGATGCGAATCAAGAATACAACGGGCCTAGCCGCTTGTGGCGAGACATCGAGGACTATGACCTGGCAGAGGATTCCGACAGGGAGAAGAAGGCCTCAAAGATCGTCAAGCGTTACATGGACCCCTCTGCCAAACTCTACTGCCCCTTCCTGCCCGAGGACATCATTGCTAAGGTGAAGGAAGCCCAGGAGGCCGTAGGCGACGACTTGTTCGCTGCAGCTCTGGCCGCCACACTGGACTATTTGCGGGACGCCCCCTACACGTTCTTCACGGAGAGCCTGCATCTGAAGCGGTTCCTGCAGTGGAAGTGGCTTGAGATGCAGCCCGTGGACGTGGACTGGTTCCTGGACTTCCGCGTGCTGGGCAAAGGCGGGTTTGGGGAGGTGTCTGCCTGTCAGATGAAAGCCACGGGGAAGTTGTACGCCTGTAAGAAACTGAACAAGAAGAggttgaagaagaggaaaggcTATGAG GGGGCGATGGTGGAGAAAAGGATCCTTGAGAAGGTTCACAGTCGCTTCATTGTGTCTTTGGCGTACGCCTTCCAGACAAAGGAGGAACTTTGTCTGGTCATGACCATCATGAATGGAGGAGATCTCAA GTACCACATCTACCTGGTGGATGAGAACAGCCCAGGCTTCACCGAGCCCAGAGCCTGTTTCTACATTGCACAGATCATCCAAGGCTTGGAGCACCTCCACCAGAAAAGAATCATCTACAGAGATCTCAAACCAGAGAACGTGCTGCTGGATAATGATG GGAACGTTCGTATATCTGATCTGGGTCTTGCCGTGGAGCTGAAGGAAGGTAAAACGGTGACCAAAGGATATGCCGGGACACCAG GGTACATGGCGCCAGAGATGTTGAAAGGAGAGAAGTACGACTCTTCGGTCGACTACTTCACACTGGGAGTGACTCTGTTTGAGTTTCTGGCTGCTAAAAACCCCTTCAGAAACAGAGGGGAGAAG GTTGACCGTGAAGAAATGAAAGAGCGCATGCTGACGAGGGAGGTGGTCTATCCGGACAGATGCGGCGAGCACGCCAAGTCGCTCTGTGACGGCCTGCTGGCCAGAGAGGTCGACCAGAGGATGGGATTTAAGAATGAGTGCTGCGATGAGATCAGAGCGCACCCGTTCTTCAGTGAGCTCAACTGGAGGAAGCTCAATGCAG GGattctgcctcctccttttgTCCCCGATCCTAAAGTCGTGTACGCCAAAAGTCTGGATGACGTCGGCGCTTTCTCCTCGGTGAAGGGCGTCGCCTTGGAGGATCCGGATAAAGCCGTTTTCGACGAGTTCTCCTCGGGCAACATCCCCATCCCCTGGCAAGAGGAGATGATCGACATGGGCGTTTACGGGGAGCTCAATGTTTGGGGTCCTGAAGGAAAAATTCCAGATGACCTTCGCAGGGAGTCCATACTGGAGCAGCCGAAGTCTTCCACCTGCTGCGTATCGTAG